TGGTGATGATGAAATAAGATCAATTGCCAACGCACTGAAACAGATAATCAAGCCCCGGTTTTCCGGGGCTTTTTCTATGTCATAAGGTTTTGACGCATTGAGTGATATCTTCAGGTGGAAAGGTGGAAAGCAGAGCAAAAGCAGAGAGATGAGAGATATTTGCCGATAAAACGGAACATGGAATTACCGACGTCCCCTTCGGTTCCACTCCGTGCTATCTTGTGTCGCCACTGATGGGGCTGACGCGTATGAACCGACGGGGACGTCGGTGATTCCATATTCACTCCATTCCCCGTTTGCATTGGGCGACAATTGATATATTGTGCTGGTAGGATGCGGATTCTGTATTTAGTTCAGTGAGAAGTAAAGGGCGGGTTTTTCAGGGGCACACCTGTGTGCGATGCTAACCGCGATGTATTTCTGATAGGCGTTGCATACGATTCCGCTTGACGCATTTGGCAGGGAAATTAATTATGTTCCATCGTTCAGACGAAATATAGTGAGGTGTATATGCGCAAGATAAAGCTCGTCAAAGCAGGACTGCCGACCCTGGAAGGCGCCGGAGTGCGTCTGCATAGAGCTTTTGGCTACTATGACACCCAAAATTTCGATCCTTTTTTGATGCTGGACGACTTTCGCAACGATGATCCGGATGACTATCTTGCCGGTTTCCCCTGGCACCCTCATCGCGGCATCGAGACCATCACCTACATGTTGGACGGCTCTGCCGAGCATGGAGACAGCATCGGCAACAAAGGCACGATCCGCAAAGGCGAGGTCCAATGGATGACAGCCGGCAGCGGGATCATCCATCAGGAAATGCCGAAGCCGGACAAACAGGGCAGGATGTATGGCTTTCAGCTTTGGGCAAATCTCCCCGCCTCACACAAGATGATCAAGCCCCGCTATCAGAACATCAAAGCATCTCAAATCCCTGCGGTGCATACCGATAACGGCATCACGATCAAGCTTATCTGCGGCTGTTTCATGGGTGTCTCAGGACCGGTGAAAGACATCATCATCGATCCTCAGTTCTGGGATATTAGCTTCCCACCCCAGACGCAGATAACTCTGCCTGCCCCAAGCGGATACACTTGTGTTATCTATTGCTATGACGGGGATTCCGTCATTG
This region of Candidatus Cloacimonadaceae bacterium genomic DNA includes:
- a CDS encoding pirin family protein; amino-acid sequence: MRKIKLVKAGLPTLEGAGVRLHRAFGYYDTQNFDPFLMLDDFRNDDPDDYLAGFPWHPHRGIETITYMLDGSAEHGDSIGNKGTIRKGEVQWMTAGSGIIHQEMPKPDKQGRMYGFQLWANLPASHKMIKPRYQNIKASQIPAVHTDNGITIKLICGCFMGVSGPVKDIIIDPQFWDISFPPQTQITLPAPSGYTCVIYCYDGDSVIDAQRISNRQVVLFEDGKNISIQAGTGGVRILFLCGKPLGEPISWRGPIVMNTKEEIQKAFQELDEGSFIRK